The following proteins come from a genomic window of Anguilla rostrata isolate EN2019 chromosome 17, ASM1855537v3, whole genome shotgun sequence:
- the LOC135243433 gene encoding protein tweety homolog 2-like isoform X2, which yields MQHDLKQRVDRLDEIFAAHKDYVKTLHFMQMMANNIIQQLSGLPDVNRAKLDLASLADKTATMEYYRWLSYLLLLILDLVICLVACLGLAKQSRWLLTTIMVFGVLILTLSWASLGAVTAAAVGTSDFCVSPDKFVMNHTKGHVSSDVVHYYLYCSQSLPNPFQQSMTIYQRSLTTMQIQIQGLLQFAVPLFPTAERDLLGIQRLLNSSESNLHQLTALLDCRSLHKDYLDALIGVCYDGVEGLLYLCLFSMLAACAFCTMLCAIPRAWKHITNKDRDYDDIDEEDPFNPQARRISVHNPSRANVHSFYSFSSSLGSQTSLQLPAPPSTSAPVSEYMNQSVLFGGNPRYENVPLIRRGSPPPSYSPSMRATYLSMTDGQNRHFGTDYQV from the exons ATGCAGCACGACTTGAAGCAGCGCGTGGACCGCCTGGATGAGATCTTCGCCGCGCACAAGGACTACGTCAAAACCCTCCACTTCATGCAGATGATGGCCAACAACATCATACAGCAGCTGAGCGGCTTGCCAGATGTGAACCGGGCCAAACTGGACCTGGCCTCCCTCGCTGACAAGACTGCCACCATGGAGTACTACAG GTGGCTCTCTTACTTACTGCTGCTGATTCTGGATCTGGTAATCTGCCTGGTGGCTTGCCTGGGGCTGGCCAAGCAGTCTCGCTGGCTCCTGACCAC GATCATGGTTTTTGGGGTGCTGATTTTAACCCTGAGCTGGGCGTCGCTGGGCGCAGTCACTGCCGCGGCTGTG GGTACCAGCGATTTCTGCGTGTCCCCGGACAAGTTTGTTATGAACCACACCAAGGGCCACGTCAGCTCCG ATGTTGTGCATTAttacctgtactgcagccagaGCCTACCGAACCCTTTTCAGCAG TCCATGACCATCTACCAGAGGTCCCTGACCACCATGCAGATCCAGATCCAGGGCCTGCTGCAGTTTGCTGtccccctcttccccactgcAGAG AGAGACCTGCTCGGGATTCAGCGCCTCTTAAACTCGTCAGAGTCCAACCTCCACCAGCTGACAGCCCTGCTGGACTGTCGGAGCCTTCACAAG gacTACCTGGACGCTCTGATAGGGGTGTGCTATGACGGAGTGGAGGGGCTGCTGTACCTGTGCCTGTTCTCCATGTTGGCTGCCTGTGCCTTCTGCACCATGCTGTGTGCTATTCCCAGAGCCTGGAAACACATCACCAACAA GGACCGGGACTATGATGACATCGACGAGGAGGACCCCTTTAACCCGCAGGCCCGTCGCATTTCGGTGCATAACCCGTCCCGCGCCAACGTGCACAGCTTCTACAGCTTCAGCAGCAGCCTGGGCAGCCAGACCAGCCTGCAGCTGCCTGCACCCCCCAGCACCAGCGCACCCGTCTCTgagtacat gaACCAGTCGGTGTTGTTTGGGGGGAACCCTCGGTACGAGAATGTCCCCCTGATCAGGAGAGGCTCCCCACCACCCTCG
- the LOC135243433 gene encoding protein tweety homolog 2-like isoform X1 — translation MSSARVDYIAPWWTFWLHSFPHINLRFQPVDRVFRPEEENYQQSLIFLVCVAAAGLGLTLLFLALYLSCLCCCRKEPAEESKRPQTCCVTWAAVIAGLIICSSVGVGFYGNSETNDGVYQLTYSLYNANHTLRGIDSLVAGTLGNMQHDLKQRVDRLDEIFAAHKDYVKTLHFMQMMANNIIQQLSGLPDVNRAKLDLASLADKTATMEYYRWLSYLLLLILDLVICLVACLGLAKQSRWLLTTIMVFGVLILTLSWASLGAVTAAAVGTSDFCVSPDKFVMNHTKGHVSSDVVHYYLYCSQSLPNPFQQSMTIYQRSLTTMQIQIQGLLQFAVPLFPTAERDLLGIQRLLNSSESNLHQLTALLDCRSLHKDYLDALIGVCYDGVEGLLYLCLFSMLAACAFCTMLCAIPRAWKHITNKDRDYDDIDEEDPFNPQARRISVHNPSRANVHSFYSFSSSLGSQTSLQLPAPPSTSAPVSEYMNQSVLFGGNPRYENVPLIRRGSPPPSYSPSMRATYLSMTDGQNRHFGTDYQV, via the exons ATGTCTTCGGCACGGGTGGACTATATTGCACCATGGTGGACGTTCTGGCTACACAGTTTCCCCCACATCAACCTTCGCTTTCAGCCCGTTGATCGTGTCTTCAGACCTGAAGAAGAGAACTACCAGCAG TCTCTGATCTTCCTGGTGTGTGTGGCAGCCGCTGGGCTGGGCCTCACCCTGCTCTTCCTGGCCCTGTACCTGAGCTGCttgtgctgctgcaggaaggAGCCGGCCGAGGAGAGCAAGAGACCCCAAACCTGCTGCGTCACCTGGGCCGCCGTCATCGCCGGCCTCATCATCTG CTCTTCAGTGGGTGTGGGTTTCTACGGAAACAGCGAGACCAATGACGGGGTGTACCAGCTGACTTACTCTCTCTACAACGCCAATCACACGCTCCGTGGCATCGACAGTCTG gtGGCAGGCACGCTGGGCAACATGCAGCACGACTTGAAGCAGCGCGTGGACCGCCTGGATGAGATCTTCGCCGCGCACAAGGACTACGTCAAAACCCTCCACTTCATGCAGATGATGGCCAACAACATCATACAGCAGCTGAGCGGCTTGCCAGATGTGAACCGGGCCAAACTGGACCTGGCCTCCCTCGCTGACAAGACTGCCACCATGGAGTACTACAG GTGGCTCTCTTACTTACTGCTGCTGATTCTGGATCTGGTAATCTGCCTGGTGGCTTGCCTGGGGCTGGCCAAGCAGTCTCGCTGGCTCCTGACCAC GATCATGGTTTTTGGGGTGCTGATTTTAACCCTGAGCTGGGCGTCGCTGGGCGCAGTCACTGCCGCGGCTGTG GGTACCAGCGATTTCTGCGTGTCCCCGGACAAGTTTGTTATGAACCACACCAAGGGCCACGTCAGCTCCG ATGTTGTGCATTAttacctgtactgcagccagaGCCTACCGAACCCTTTTCAGCAG TCCATGACCATCTACCAGAGGTCCCTGACCACCATGCAGATCCAGATCCAGGGCCTGCTGCAGTTTGCTGtccccctcttccccactgcAGAG AGAGACCTGCTCGGGATTCAGCGCCTCTTAAACTCGTCAGAGTCCAACCTCCACCAGCTGACAGCCCTGCTGGACTGTCGGAGCCTTCACAAG gacTACCTGGACGCTCTGATAGGGGTGTGCTATGACGGAGTGGAGGGGCTGCTGTACCTGTGCCTGTTCTCCATGTTGGCTGCCTGTGCCTTCTGCACCATGCTGTGTGCTATTCCCAGAGCCTGGAAACACATCACCAACAA GGACCGGGACTATGATGACATCGACGAGGAGGACCCCTTTAACCCGCAGGCCCGTCGCATTTCGGTGCATAACCCGTCCCGCGCCAACGTGCACAGCTTCTACAGCTTCAGCAGCAGCCTGGGCAGCCAGACCAGCCTGCAGCTGCCTGCACCCCCCAGCACCAGCGCACCCGTCTCTgagtacat gaACCAGTCGGTGTTGTTTGGGGGGAACCCTCGGTACGAGAATGTCCCCCTGATCAGGAGAGGCTCCCCACCACCCTCG